From the Candidatus Bathyarchaeota archaeon genome, one window contains:
- a CDS encoding polyprenyl synthetase family protein: MDIKEILAENAPKIDQTIEKYIPQKFTEDAVLFKVLPPNYSHNTQALTKAISEPIWYVLGGGGKRWRPTLFLIICEALGKNPDEYIDFAIIPEVVHNGTLVIDDIEDGSEVRRGKPCLHRTEVGVDIAVNAGNAMYYLPLLSLMEQKNKFSAQELADVYEVYVQEMINLSMGQAMDIAWHKGLANADAVGEEAYMQMCAYKTGTLARMAAKLAAVLADGSSEVVEKLGRFAESIGVAFQMQDDILDLTSAQFAEGKGGFGQDITEGKRTLLVIHTLQKASTADKNRLIEILNMHTSEQALRDEAIAIINKYGAVDYVKAKASGMVEDSWRAVDGLLEASKGKEKLKAFAEFLVRRSI, encoded by the coding sequence GTGGACATCAAAGAAATCCTAGCTGAAAACGCGCCCAAAATCGACCAAACAATCGAAAAATACATTCCCCAAAAATTCACCGAAGACGCGGTTTTGTTTAAGGTTCTGCCGCCAAATTACAGCCACAACACACAAGCTTTGACGAAGGCAATTTCTGAACCGATTTGGTATGTACTTGGAGGCGGGGGAAAACGCTGGCGCCCAACCCTTTTCCTAATTATCTGTGAAGCTTTGGGCAAAAACCCCGACGAATACATAGACTTTGCCATAATTCCCGAAGTTGTCCACAACGGCACCTTGGTAATTGATGACATTGAAGATGGCTCAGAAGTTCGAAGAGGAAAACCCTGCCTACACAGGACAGAGGTTGGCGTGGACATTGCGGTGAATGCGGGAAACGCCATGTATTATTTGCCGTTGCTGTCGTTGATGGAGCAGAAAAACAAGTTTTCAGCGCAGGAACTTGCAGATGTTTATGAGGTTTACGTTCAAGAGATGATTAACTTGAGCATGGGTCAAGCGATGGATATTGCTTGGCATAAAGGCTTGGCAAACGCGGATGCTGTGGGCGAGGAGGCGTACATGCAGATGTGCGCGTACAAGACGGGAACGTTGGCGCGTATGGCAGCTAAACTTGCTGCTGTATTGGCTGATGGTAGCAGCGAGGTGGTGGAGAAGTTGGGGCGGTTTGCTGAGAGCATCGGGGTGGCGTTTCAGATGCAAGATGACATCTTGGATTTAACCAGTGCACAGTTCGCAGAAGGCAAAGGCGGTTTTGGACAAGACATCACCGAGGGCAAACGTACCCTACTGGTCATCCATACGCTGCAAAAGGCTTCAACTGCTGACAAGAATCGGTTAATCGAGATTTTAAACATGCACACATCTGAGCAGGCGCTACGAGATGAAGCCATAGCAATCATCAACAAATACGGCGCGGTAGACTACGTCAAAGCCAAAGCCTCAGGGATGGTGGAGGATAGCTGGCGCGCAGTAGATGGGCTTTTAGAGGCATCAAAGGGTAAGGAAAAATTAAAAGCCTTCGCGGAATTCTTGGTTAGAAGAAGCATCTAA
- a CDS encoding signal recognition particle protein Srp19 — MRKQKKVIIWPAYFDSGKTRKEGRRVNKDAAVHSPKIDELEQATIQLNLEYETIPDKGYPKTPWNKTGMLHVEKDQSKEHVINQIAKQLQQIKAQQAQTQQNQKPTKKRHKK, encoded by the coding sequence ATGCGTAAACAAAAAAAAGTCATCATTTGGCCTGCCTATTTCGATTCAGGCAAAACACGAAAGGAAGGGCGCCGCGTAAACAAAGACGCCGCTGTGCATTCACCCAAAATAGATGAACTAGAGCAAGCAACCATACAGCTTAACCTTGAATACGAAACCATACCCGACAAAGGCTACCCCAAAACACCATGGAACAAAACAGGCATGCTCCACGTAGAAAAAGACCAATCCAAAGAACACGTCATAAACCAAATCGCAAAACAACTACAACAAATCAAAGCCCAACAAGCACAAACCCAACAAAACCAAAAACCAACCAAAAAACGCCACAAAAAATAA
- a CDS encoding PadR family transcriptional regulator, producing the protein MHPHSEDKTTESWLKEAQKGHIRVAVLILLSKKPAHGYEIMKEINNRTKGFWKPTPGGVYPILRNLEKARYIKGEWHTQGNRKIKIYKITQGGSSILKSALVKQNEIANNMNALFEEFAREVLKVETNMGAMPVMPSPFAPFLEDKNQERGNIEFLEQHKKQIKEKISVLRRDLTEVNKQIAELKASKEPK; encoded by the coding sequence ATGCATCCGCACTCTGAAGATAAAACAACCGAAAGCTGGCTAAAAGAAGCGCAAAAAGGGCACATCCGAGTCGCCGTGCTCATACTTTTAAGCAAAAAACCCGCTCACGGCTACGAAATTATGAAAGAAATCAACAACCGAACCAAAGGCTTTTGGAAACCCACCCCCGGCGGAGTATATCCGATTTTGCGCAACCTAGAAAAAGCCCGATATATCAAAGGCGAATGGCACACGCAAGGGAACAGGAAAATTAAAATTTACAAAATAACTCAAGGCGGTAGCAGCATACTCAAAAGCGCTCTTGTTAAGCAAAACGAGATTGCAAATAACATGAATGCTCTTTTTGAAGAGTTTGCAAGAGAGGTTCTAAAAGTTGAGACAAACATGGGTGCTATGCCCGTTATGCCCAGTCCTTTCGCGCCCTTCTTGGAAGATAAGAATCAGGAGAGAGGAAACATTGAGTTTCTGGAGCAGCATAAAAAACAAATCAAGGAAAAAATCAGCGTCCTTAGAAGAGACCTAACTGAAGTAAACAAGCAAATTGCAGAATTAAAAGCATCCAAAGAACCCAAATAA
- the scpB gene encoding SMC-Scp complex subunit ScpB produces the protein MTTNQTVDSKPEQTQAEDKTQHALVLLEAALYVAGRPLDLNEICSSVGTRSKKKALSLVKILIKEYASRNTAIEILQLKDERYVMQLKADFTPMVKKLVNRPLLSSGPLKTLSYIAYRQPLQQTKVIEVRGQHAYGHIKMLKDMGLIATERSGRSMVLKTTDYFADYFGLTQDTPTLKRELKRIFGDALKGQSQS, from the coding sequence ATGACAACAAATCAAACCGTTGATTCTAAGCCTGAGCAAACGCAGGCAGAGGATAAGACGCAGCACGCGTTGGTTTTGTTAGAGGCGGCTTTGTACGTTGCGGGGCGTCCTTTGGATCTTAATGAGATTTGCTCTTCGGTTGGGACGCGTTCTAAAAAGAAGGCTCTTTCGCTTGTCAAGATTCTAATCAAGGAGTACGCCAGCAGAAACACGGCTATTGAAATTTTGCAGCTAAAAGATGAACGCTACGTCATGCAGCTTAAAGCCGACTTCACCCCCATGGTCAAAAAACTCGTAAACCGCCCCCTGCTCTCGTCAGGTCCCCTCAAAACCCTAAGCTACATCGCGTACCGCCAGCCCCTGCAGCAAACCAAAGTCATTGAAGTTCGCGGGCAACACGCTTATGGGCACATAAAAATGCTCAAGGACATGGGGCTCATAGCCACCGAACGCAGCGGACGCTCCATGGTTCTTAAAACCACCGACTACTTCGCGGACTACTTTGGGCTCACACAAGACACGCCAACGCTAAAACGCGAGCTAAAACGCATTTTCGGCGACGCCTTAAAGGGACAATCACAGTCTTAG
- a CDS encoding ATP-binding cassette domain-containing protein, with protein sequence MEHGSIIKVKNLTKVFNKFTAVDGISFDVKQGEIFGLLGPNGAGKSTTLRMLSTLARPTKGTATINGYDIVKNDNQVRKLIGIVSEKMIMYNRLTAKENLWFFGNLFDIPKAELEKRIDELLELVELTKWKNSQVGTFSTGMRQRLNVVRALLNLPKVLFLDEPTLGLDPQSSVEIREFIKKLNKENGTTVVVTTHMMVDADLMCDRIAIVDHGKIVALDTSANLKKTISGADTSVIKLDVANLSLDLIEGVKELNCADSVVQEDTTHLKVIVHGDAAFDSIVDAIRGKGGKINSMENLQPTLEDVFLHITGHQVRDSADQKIPFENRKHGSPKGRIR encoded by the coding sequence TTGGAACACGGCTCAATAATCAAAGTCAAAAACCTAACCAAGGTCTTCAACAAATTCACGGCTGTAGACGGCATATCCTTTGACGTGAAGCAAGGCGAAATTTTTGGGTTGCTTGGTCCAAACGGCGCAGGAAAAAGCACAACCTTGCGTATGCTCTCCACGCTGGCTCGACCAACCAAAGGAACCGCGACCATAAACGGTTACGACATAGTAAAAAACGATAATCAAGTGCGCAAGCTAATTGGCATTGTCTCTGAGAAGATGATAATGTATAACCGTTTAACCGCTAAAGAGAACCTGTGGTTTTTTGGTAACCTCTTTGATATTCCCAAGGCTGAATTGGAAAAACGCATCGACGAACTCTTAGAGCTTGTTGAGTTGACCAAATGGAAGAATTCACAGGTGGGCACTTTCTCTACGGGCATGCGCCAACGATTAAACGTGGTGCGGGCGCTGCTTAACCTGCCTAAAGTGCTGTTCTTAGACGAACCCACTTTGGGGCTTGACCCGCAGTCATCAGTGGAAATTCGCGAGTTCATCAAAAAACTCAACAAAGAAAACGGAACCACCGTAGTCGTAACCACTCACATGATGGTTGACGCTGACTTGATGTGCGACCGCATAGCCATTGTAGACCACGGAAAAATCGTCGCGTTAGATACCTCAGCGAATTTGAAGAAAACAATCTCAGGCGCAGACACCTCCGTAATCAAGCTAGACGTTGCCAACCTTTCCTTAGACCTTATCGAAGGCGTCAAAGAGTTAAACTGCGCTGACTCCGTTGTCCAAGAAGACACCACCCACCTCAAAGTCATCGTCCACGGCGACGCAGCATTTGACTCCATAGTTGATGCCATCCGCGGAAAAGGCGGCAAAATCAACTCCATGGAAAACCTGCAGCCAACCCTTGAAGACGTGTTCTTACACATTACTGGGCATCAAGTACGCGACAGCGCAGACCAAAAAATCCCGTTTGAAAACAGAAAGCATGGGTCTCCAAAAGGAAGAATAAGGTGA
- a CDS encoding 30S ribosomal protein S8e, whose product MSVWHGHMHKRKLSGGRKRVYRIKRKYEQGTFAAETILGEPKRKSTRGYGGNSKIKVLSDKYASVTDPKTGKTEKTTITRVVKNPANLDYNRRGVITKGAQIETNLGIARVTSRPGNDGVINAVLI is encoded by the coding sequence ATGTCAGTCTGGCACGGCCACATGCACAAAAGAAAGCTCTCAGGCGGTAGAAAACGTGTATACCGCATAAAACGCAAGTATGAGCAAGGCACATTCGCAGCCGAAACCATCCTAGGCGAACCCAAACGCAAATCCACCCGAGGATACGGCGGCAACAGCAAAATCAAAGTTCTTAGCGACAAATACGCCTCAGTAACCGACCCCAAAACAGGCAAAACAGAAAAAACCACCATCACACGCGTAGTCAAAAACCCCGCAAACCTAGACTACAACCGCAGAGGAGTCATCACCAAAGGCGCCCAAATCGAAACCAACCTAGGCATAGCACGCGTAACCAGCCGCCCTGGAAACGACGGCGTCATCAACGCAGTCCTCATCTAA
- the smc gene encoding chromosome segregation protein SMC codes for MPYIKKIEVKGFKSFGPQTIKVNLDKGFTAITGPNGSGKTNIMDALLFSLGELSTRRLRAENASRLIFHGSEKAGLEKSRMAKVIIQFDNSDGVMAIDTTTVTLSREVYRSGQSVYRLNGRRISRQHILELLSVAAISSASQNIIPQGTITRLTDITPSERRKIIEDLVGIAQYDAEKADAEDKLRAADISIRTAMGRIDEVQKRLDDLERERNQLQRSNFIHREIKKFEAIKISHDIIQLTKKTEENLVQTEKAKAKADKLRELRDLRRSKRREIEGEWRKLSSEVMGDGSSEVMKVQIRVGEIKSKLAEVNSRINSGQASLESLKRVKENNQQQYENIREEIKQNRLNIRKLRSEFNALQTQIETQETEHTNLAQETAQLWENLGENSKQTREIESHIDNHNKRLSFLRSEFVKARTFIKSSSGRLRELSFRHERFTKTLADVETSLEQLERVQKEQKQQLKQLERTIEKRSAQKEAAEREIIEAGKIANSAKEAVIEFATQRELAETVAAEEKALQSIEELGDLGVIEGVYGRLKDLIKIDKSRKNAISAAAAGWLDALVVKDIDAAFTCAETLRRMKLGRIKIVPLHGASTPKSIQLPDHVGVNGLASAFVKAPKEYEPAVNYVFGDTIVVSEAKTAFALSNQGYRTVTVDGDLYESGRGFESGYYRKPIDFSAIIPSENAIKSLDEAVNALQQHLSQRRTDIESFDDEIDRSKIEITRLSEAIITLDREIIRVKRSVKRTQLSLKKVEKLRTKIGKEIEVQKGNMNQYKLERNSIRRAIQKLQIELSEFRQKTDVGHIQELEVKREQIGEEINTLRQKLGSVQTEISTYQSQFDKVLRVGYENSKIQLSKLEQQQRKVDKDVSEATAERDQLQEELELQEKNRVEMSNAVLSAKEESQKFTSQIDSIDSELRALDMDYEQAEQLFNQLQLSVQTSQLQLTQYQNQLKQLNYEQPLETTPKQVEDAQTSIQMMRFELDRIGAVNQLALDHYDEQIGRYRELSVRLNDLEREKQAIVAFMDEIEGKKRRIFMDAFNKINTNLQLYFAKLTGGGNATLKLDNPDNPFEGGIDMIVQLPDKPSIVVSGASGGERSVSAVAFIFALKEFSPAAFYVMDEVDAHLDAFHTTKLAELFLEESEKTQFIIITLKPEMVNKAQKVYGVYERNGVSAVISAKFMEAARQ; via the coding sequence ATGCCGTACATTAAAAAAATAGAAGTTAAAGGCTTCAAATCCTTTGGCCCGCAAACGATTAAGGTAAACCTAGATAAGGGCTTCACCGCGATTACGGGACCTAACGGAAGCGGAAAAACTAACATCATGGATGCGCTGCTTTTTTCGTTGGGTGAGTTGAGCACAAGAAGGCTTCGCGCGGAGAACGCTTCACGACTGATTTTTCACGGCTCTGAGAAGGCGGGGCTGGAAAAGTCGCGTATGGCAAAAGTTATCATCCAGTTTGACAACTCCGACGGCGTCATGGCTATAGACACGACTACGGTTACGTTGTCTAGGGAGGTTTACCGTAGCGGACAAAGCGTGTATCGGCTTAACGGCAGACGCATCTCGCGCCAGCACATTTTAGAGTTGCTCTCGGTAGCAGCTATAAGCAGCGCCAGCCAAAACATCATCCCCCAAGGCACCATCACCCGCTTAACCGACATCACCCCTTCTGAGCGCCGAAAAATCATCGAAGACCTTGTTGGCATAGCCCAGTACGACGCGGAAAAAGCCGACGCCGAAGACAAACTGCGAGCCGCCGACATCTCGATTCGCACCGCTATGGGTCGCATCGACGAAGTCCAAAAACGCCTTGATGACTTAGAACGCGAACGCAACCAGCTCCAGCGTTCAAACTTTATCCACCGCGAAATCAAAAAATTCGAAGCCATCAAAATCTCCCATGACATTATCCAGTTAACCAAGAAAACCGAAGAAAACCTCGTCCAAACCGAGAAAGCCAAAGCCAAAGCCGACAAACTCCGCGAACTCCGCGACCTACGCAGGTCCAAACGCCGCGAGATTGAAGGCGAATGGAGAAAACTCAGCTCTGAAGTCATGGGCGACGGCAGCTCTGAAGTGATGAAAGTTCAAATCCGCGTCGGCGAAATCAAATCCAAACTAGCCGAAGTAAACAGCCGCATCAACTCTGGACAGGCAAGCTTAGAAAGCCTCAAACGTGTCAAAGAGAACAACCAACAACAGTACGAGAACATCCGCGAGGAAATAAAGCAAAACCGCCTAAACATCCGCAAGCTGCGCTCTGAATTCAACGCCCTGCAGACTCAGATTGAAACCCAAGAAACCGAGCATACAAATCTTGCTCAAGAAACTGCGCAGCTTTGGGAGAACCTTGGCGAAAACAGCAAACAAACCCGCGAAATCGAATCCCACATAGACAACCACAACAAGCGCCTGTCTTTTCTGCGCTCTGAATTCGTGAAGGCTCGAACATTCATCAAAAGCAGCTCTGGCAGGTTGCGTGAACTTAGCTTTAGGCATGAACGCTTCACTAAAACGCTTGCTGATGTGGAAACTTCGCTTGAGCAGCTTGAGCGGGTTCAAAAAGAGCAAAAGCAGCAGCTCAAACAGCTTGAGAGAACCATAGAAAAACGAAGCGCCCAAAAAGAAGCTGCCGAACGTGAAATAATCGAAGCAGGAAAAATCGCCAACTCCGCCAAAGAAGCCGTCATCGAATTCGCCACCCAACGCGAACTCGCCGAAACCGTAGCGGCAGAAGAAAAAGCCCTACAAAGCATCGAGGAACTTGGCGATTTAGGCGTCATAGAAGGCGTATATGGACGCCTTAAAGACCTCATCAAAATTGACAAGTCCCGAAAAAACGCCATATCCGCCGCGGCAGCAGGCTGGCTAGACGCGTTGGTTGTGAAAGATATCGACGCAGCTTTTACCTGTGCAGAAACCCTGCGGCGCATGAAACTTGGCAGAATCAAGATTGTCCCCTTACACGGCGCTTCCACCCCCAAATCTATCCAGCTTCCCGACCATGTAGGTGTTAACGGCTTAGCTTCCGCGTTTGTGAAAGCCCCCAAAGAATACGAACCCGCAGTCAACTATGTCTTTGGAGACACCATTGTCGTGTCTGAAGCCAAAACCGCTTTTGCCCTATCCAACCAAGGATACCGCACAGTTACGGTGGATGGCGACTTGTACGAGTCAGGACGCGGCTTTGAAAGCGGCTACTACCGCAAACCCATAGACTTCTCCGCCATAATCCCTAGCGAAAACGCCATCAAGAGCCTTGATGAAGCCGTGAACGCTCTGCAACAGCACCTGAGCCAACGCCGTACCGACATAGAATCCTTCGATGATGAGATAGACCGCTCCAAAATCGAAATCACCCGCCTCTCTGAAGCCATAATCACGTTAGACCGCGAGATAATCCGTGTCAAACGCAGCGTAAAACGAACCCAACTTAGCCTCAAAAAGGTAGAGAAGCTGCGCACGAAAATCGGCAAAGAAATTGAAGTTCAAAAAGGCAACATGAACCAATACAAGCTCGAACGCAACTCAATTAGACGCGCCATCCAAAAACTCCAAATTGAACTCTCCGAGTTCCGCCAAAAAACCGACGTGGGGCACATCCAAGAACTCGAAGTTAAGCGTGAACAGATTGGCGAAGAAATCAACACGCTAAGGCAAAAGCTTGGTTCTGTGCAGACGGAGATTTCGACGTATCAGTCGCAGTTTGATAAGGTTTTGCGGGTGGGTTATGAGAACAGCAAGATTCAGCTTTCAAAGCTTGAGCAGCAGCAACGCAAAGTCGACAAGGACGTATCTGAAGCAACCGCGGAGCGCGACCAACTGCAAGAGGAGCTTGAGTTGCAGGAGAAAAACCGCGTGGAAATGTCCAACGCCGTGCTCTCTGCGAAGGAGGAGTCCCAAAAGTTCACTTCCCAGATTGATTCTATTGACAGTGAGCTGCGGGCTTTGGATATGGATTATGAGCAGGCGGAGCAGTTATTTAACCAACTGCAATTGAGCGTGCAGACATCACAACTCCAGTTAACACAGTACCAAAACCAACTCAAACAGCTCAACTACGAGCAGCCCCTAGAAACCACGCCCAAACAGGTCGAAGATGCCCAAACCAGCATCCAGATGATGCGTTTTGAGTTAGACCGCATCGGCGCCGTAAACCAACTCGCGCTTGACCACTATGACGAGCAAATCGGCAGGTACCGCGAACTCTCCGTGCGCCTCAACGACTTGGAACGAGAAAAACAAGCTATAGTTGCGTTTATGGATGAAATCGAAGGCAAAAAACGCCGCATATTCATGGACGCCTTCAACAAAATCAACACCAACCTGCAACTCTACTTCGCCAAACTCACAGGCGGAGGAAACGCCACCTTAAAACTTGACAATCCTGATAACCCCTTCGAAGGCGGCATTGACATGATAGTGCAGCTGCCCGACAAGCCTTCCATAGTTGTTAGCGGCGCTAGCGGCGGGGAACGCTCTGTCTCAGCAGTAGCCTTCATCTTCGCCCTCAAAGAATTTAGCCCCGCAGCCTTCTACGTCATGGACGAAGTCGACGCCCACCTCGATGCTTTTCACACAACCAAACTAGCTGAGCTCTTCCTAGAAGAATCCGAGAAAACACAGTTCATCATAATCACCCTAAAACCCGAAATGGTCAACAAAGCCCAAAAAGTCTACGGCGTCTACGAACGCAACGGCGTCTCCGCAGTCATCTCAGCCAAATTCATGGAGGCAGCAAGACAATGA
- a CDS encoding ABC transporter permease, with protein sequence MGVKTLLSHSFRIAWKDLLELFRNRLGLVLLIVMPLFMMVMVGFIYPSNGNTINNLPIALVNDDGGFNGSTLPSQTFLMGLQGINDQTDMMVLSNASSLAQVKDLIQRGEIDGGIVIPSNFSQSILTGEQGTLIVVTDQSNPQVSATIQAALSGVFDQMGTMLAQQNVQALNPDLVTANSSLAIVKPYAVEMEGVVDGSTSYFDFIAPGIMAMTVMMSVMTGLPVAISEEKEIGTMDGMMVAPINRLSIILGKTLGQTARGLLQGMIILALAVGLFGVTIHGNILLVLGLLLLGVFSFVGLGIVITSFAKDQETATMMMMTLMFPMMFLSGVFFPIQQMPWYMQSISQLLPLTYASQALRKVMVLGADIPAISTELIILIAFGCVMTAIAVPIFRRMMTR encoded by the coding sequence ATGGGCGTAAAAACGTTGTTGTCACACAGTTTTAGAATTGCATGGAAAGATTTGCTAGAGTTGTTTAGGAACCGTTTAGGTTTAGTGTTGCTTATCGTGATGCCATTGTTTATGATGGTTATGGTGGGCTTCATTTATCCTTCTAACGGAAACACAATTAACAATTTACCCATAGCGTTGGTCAATGATGACGGCGGCTTTAATGGCTCTACGCTTCCTAGCCAAACGTTCCTCATGGGCTTGCAGGGCATTAACGACCAAACCGACATGATGGTGCTCTCCAACGCCTCCAGCCTAGCCCAAGTTAAGGATTTGATTCAACGCGGCGAAATAGACGGGGGCATAGTGATTCCTAGTAACTTTAGCCAATCTATACTAACTGGCGAGCAGGGCACGTTAATAGTGGTGACTGATCAGTCTAACCCGCAGGTTTCCGCCACCATCCAAGCCGCACTTTCAGGTGTTTTCGACCAAATGGGCACCATGCTTGCCCAGCAAAACGTACAGGCACTAAACCCTGATTTAGTCACTGCCAACAGCTCTTTAGCTATCGTTAAGCCCTACGCTGTTGAGATGGAAGGCGTAGTCGATGGCAGCACCAGCTACTTTGACTTCATCGCACCAGGCATCATGGCTATGACCGTTATGATGAGCGTCATGACCGGTTTGCCCGTAGCCATCTCAGAAGAAAAAGAAATCGGCACCATGGACGGCATGATGGTCGCCCCCATAAACCGCTTATCCATCATATTGGGCAAAACGTTGGGTCAAACCGCCCGTGGACTCTTGCAGGGCATGATAATTTTAGCCTTAGCGGTAGGGCTGTTTGGGGTCACCATACACGGCAACATCCTGCTGGTTCTTGGCTTGCTCTTGCTGGGAGTTTTCTCCTTCGTAGGCTTAGGCATAGTGATAACCTCGTTTGCCAAAGACCAAGAAACCGCAACCATGATGATGATGACGCTGATGTTTCCGATGATGTTCCTTAGCGGCGTGTTCTTCCCCATACAGCAAATGCCCTGGTACATGCAAAGCATCTCCCAACTACTACCCTTAACCTACGCGTCACAGGCACTGCGCAAAGTCATGGTGCTAGGAGCCGACATACCCGCCATATCCACCGAACTCATAATCCTCATCGCGTTTGGCTGCGTTATGACCGCAATTGCCGTACCCATATTCAGACGCATGATGACCCGATAA
- a CDS encoding glutamate--tRNA ligase: MLNENSELRQLIRKYALINAAAHGGKAQIGGVLGRILGEKAEYRSQVKELSAVINEVLAEVNGLGVEEQKRIVEENWPQTPAKKEKPEEKQLPDLPEADKYKQIITRFSPNPDCVLHLGSARAIVLSHEYARRYKGKFILRFEDTDPKVKKATLEFYGKIREDLKWLGCSADEEYIQSDRIPIYYEYAQKLLSDGHAYVCTCVPDEFREKTIQKQPCPCRSLPPTEQLKRWNNMLDGTYKEGEAVMRVKTDLDHPNPAARDWPALRIVDTQKHPHPRVGSKYRVWPLYNMAAGTDDHLMGMTHIIRGKEHLTNGVRQQYMYKYLGWEYPQAIYYGRLKITGAFLSKSKIIQGIKDKEFTGFDDPRLATFAALRKRGITPQAIKQMIIDVGPKTADVTLSWENLYAHNRKILDSQSNRYFFVADPTKLKVKALPKAFEAKLPLHPENPQRGSREYTLNPQGAEEAVEFWVNKQDAAGMEEGKVVRLMELFNITVQSVGDEGVEAVFRSEAYEDVRKLRAKLIHWIPVGQETPCTVVMPDAGVVEGFAEATCKNLKPNAVIQFERFGFARIEENTPKLTAYYAHK, encoded by the coding sequence ATGTTAAACGAAAACAGTGAACTTAGGCAGCTTATCAGAAAATATGCGTTGATAAACGCCGCAGCCCATGGTGGCAAAGCTCAAATTGGTGGCGTTCTTGGGAGAATCCTTGGCGAGAAAGCGGAGTACCGAAGCCAAGTCAAAGAACTCTCCGCGGTTATTAACGAAGTTTTAGCAGAAGTTAACGGTCTAGGCGTGGAAGAGCAAAAAAGAATTGTGGAGGAGAACTGGCCGCAGACACCAGCCAAGAAAGAGAAACCTGAAGAAAAACAGTTGCCAGACTTGCCAGAAGCCGACAAATACAAACAAATAATCACGCGGTTTTCACCTAACCCCGACTGCGTGCTGCATTTGGGTTCTGCCCGAGCCATCGTACTGAGCCACGAGTACGCACGCCGCTACAAGGGCAAATTCATTTTACGTTTTGAGGACACTGACCCGAAAGTTAAGAAAGCCACGTTAGAGTTTTACGGCAAAATCCGCGAAGACCTAAAGTGGCTGGGCTGTAGCGCCGATGAAGAGTACATCCAAAGTGACCGAATCCCCATCTACTACGAGTATGCCCAAAAACTCCTAAGCGATGGCCACGCGTACGTGTGTACTTGTGTTCCTGACGAGTTCAGGGAAAAAACCATCCAAAAGCAGCCGTGTCCTTGCCGCAGCCTGCCGCCCACAGAGCAACTCAAACGTTGGAACAACATGCTAGATGGCACCTACAAAGAAGGCGAAGCCGTAATGCGCGTCAAAACCGACTTAGACCACCCCAACCCCGCCGCCCGCGACTGGCCCGCCCTGCGAATCGTCGACACCCAAAAGCATCCGCACCCGCGCGTAGGCAGCAAATACCGCGTCTGGCCCTTATACAATATGGCAGCAGGCACCGACGACCACCTGATGGGCATGACCCACATAATCCGCGGCAAAGAACACCTAACCAACGGCGTCAGGCAACAATACATGTACAAGTACCTGGGTTGGGAGTACCCGCAGGCAATCTATTACGGCAGGCTCAAGATTACGGGCGCGTTTTTGAGTAAATCCAAAATCATCCAAGGCATCAAAGACAAAGAATTCACGGGTTTTGACGACCCTCGACTTGCCACCTTCGCGGCGCTGCGCAAACGCGGCATCACACCCCAAGCTATCAAGCAAATGATAATTGACGTGGGACCTAAAACCGCTGACGTCACGCTGAGTTGGGAGAACCTGTACGCGCATAACCGCAAAATCCTTGACTCCCAAAGCAACCGCTACTTCTTTGTCGCCGACCCAACTAAACTCAAGGTAAAGGCGCTGCCTAAAGCGTTTGAAGCCAAACTGCCCTTGCATCCCGAAAATCCACAGCGCGGCAGCCGTGAATATACCCTAAATCCTCAAGGGGCAGAGGAGGCGGTGGAGTTTTGGGTTAACAAACAAGACGCCGCCGGCATGGAGGAGGGTAAGGTGGTTAGGCTTATGGAGTTGTTTAACATCACCGTGCAGTCTGTGGGTGATGAGGGGGTGGAGGCGGTGTTTAGGAGCGAGGCGTACGAGGACGTGCGAAAGCTTCGGGCAAAGCTGATTCACTGGATACCTGTTGGTCAAGAAACGCCGTGCACTGTGGTTATGCCTGATGCAGGTGTGGTTGAAGGCTTTGCAGAGGCAACTTGCAAAAACTTAAAACCCAACGCGGTGATACAGTTTGAACGCTTTGGATTTGCCCGCATAGAAGAAAACACGCCAAAGCTAACCGCGTACTACGCCCACAAATAA